From the Streptomyces sp. KMM 9044 genome, one window contains:
- a CDS encoding aspartate aminotransferase family protein translates to MTTAESAPELPELPEPPRAAGDFDLGALLAERGAERYELHTRHLNHQLPRMLHTIGFDKAYERAEGAHFWDADGNDHLDMLAGFGVMGLGRHHPVVRRALHDVLDASLADLTRFDCPPLPGLLAEKLLTHSPHLDRVFFGNSGTEAVETALKFARYATGRPRVLYCAHAFHGLTTGSLSVNGESGFRDGFAPLLPDTAVPLGDMDALESELAKGDVAALIVEPIQGKGVHAAPPGYLRAAQELLHRHRALLIADEVQTGLGRTGDFYAYQHEDGVEPDLVCVAKALSGGYVPVGATLGKDWIFRKVYSSMDRVLVHSASFGGNAQAMAAGLAVLSVMENEQIVAHARVTGELLRSRLAALVDTYELLADVRGRGLMIGIEFGRPRSLKLSGRWAMLQAARKGLFAQMVVVPLLQKHRILTQVSGDHLEVIKLIPPLIIGEREVDRFVDAFTAVMDDAHEGGLVWEFGRTLVKQAVANR, encoded by the coding sequence ATGACCACCGCGGAGTCCGCTCCGGAGCTGCCGGAGCTGCCGGAGCCGCCACGGGCGGCCGGTGACTTCGACCTCGGCGCACTGCTGGCCGAGCGCGGAGCCGAGCGCTACGAGCTGCACACCAGACACCTCAACCACCAGCTCCCGCGCATGCTGCACACCATCGGATTCGACAAGGCCTACGAACGTGCCGAGGGCGCCCACTTCTGGGACGCGGACGGCAACGACCACCTGGACATGCTCGCCGGATTCGGGGTGATGGGCCTGGGACGCCACCACCCCGTGGTCCGCAGGGCGCTGCACGACGTCCTCGACGCCTCGCTCGCCGACCTCACCCGCTTCGACTGCCCACCGCTGCCCGGACTGCTGGCCGAGAAACTGCTCACCCACAGTCCTCACCTGGACCGGGTGTTCTTCGGCAACAGCGGTACGGAGGCGGTCGAGACCGCGCTGAAGTTCGCCCGGTACGCCACCGGCAGGCCCCGAGTCCTGTACTGCGCGCACGCCTTCCACGGGCTGACCACCGGCTCCCTGTCCGTCAACGGCGAGTCCGGCTTCCGGGACGGATTCGCCCCCCTGCTGCCCGACACGGCCGTACCCCTCGGTGACATGGACGCGCTCGAAAGCGAGTTGGCCAAGGGCGACGTCGCCGCCCTCATCGTGGAACCCATCCAGGGCAAGGGCGTGCACGCGGCCCCGCCCGGCTATCTGCGTGCCGCCCAGGAGCTGTTGCACCGGCACAGGGCGCTGCTGATCGCCGACGAGGTGCAGACCGGGCTCGGACGGACCGGCGACTTCTACGCCTACCAGCACGAGGACGGGGTCGAACCGGACCTGGTATGCGTGGCCAAGGCGCTCTCCGGCGGTTACGTCCCGGTGGGAGCCACGCTCGGCAAGGACTGGATCTTCCGCAAGGTCTACTCGTCGATGGACCGGGTGCTGGTCCACTCGGCCAGCTTCGGGGGCAACGCCCAGGCCATGGCGGCCGGCCTCGCGGTGCTGTCGGTCATGGAGAACGAGCAGATCGTCGCGCATGCCCGGGTCACCGGGGAACTGCTGCGGTCCCGGCTCGCGGCCCTCGTCGACACCTACGAGCTGCTCGCCGACGTCCGTGGCCGGGGCCTGATGATCGGCATCGAGTTCGGCCGGCCGCGGTCGCTGAAGCTGAGCGGCCGCTGGGCCATGCTGCAGGCCGCACGCAAGGGGCTTTTTGCGCAGATGGTGGTCGTTCCGCTGCTGCAGAAACACAGGATCCTCACCCAGGTCTCCGGCGACCACCTGGAGGTGATCAAGCTGATCCCGCCGCTGATCATCGGCGAGCGGGAGGTGGACCGGTTCGTGGACGCCTTCACCGCGGTCATGGACGATGCCCATGAGGGCGGTCTGGTCTGGGAGTTCGGCAGGACACTGGTGAAGCAGGCGGTCGCCAACCGGTGA
- a CDS encoding tyrosine-protein phosphatase has protein sequence MTQQIPSTEPELTGVRNFRDVGGLPTVDGRRVRHGVLFRSGHLAHATEEDAAFLSALGLHTVFDFRNAADHRLDGRDIELPGVRNVNLPLSDPADGAEFWRMVRDGDLDQLRAILAGGKGAERMIASYRATVTQRTFEHSRVLISLAEESLPALMHCAAGKDRAGLSVAVTLLALGVERDAIFDDYLKSSAAHRRYKVRRSATSASAYSPEVMELLDPLFDARAEYLSAALETIEETWGGVDPYIEQALGFTPEYRERLRDRMLD, from the coding sequence GTGACGCAGCAGATCCCGTCGACCGAACCCGAGCTCACCGGTGTGCGCAATTTCCGTGATGTGGGCGGCCTGCCGACCGTCGACGGCCGCCGGGTGCGACACGGAGTGCTGTTCCGCAGCGGCCACCTCGCGCACGCCACCGAGGAGGACGCCGCCTTCCTGTCCGCCCTGGGACTGCACACCGTCTTCGACTTCCGTAACGCGGCCGACCACAGGCTGGACGGGCGGGACATCGAGCTGCCCGGCGTGCGCAATGTGAACCTGCCGCTGAGCGACCCGGCCGACGGCGCCGAGTTCTGGAGGATGGTCCGTGACGGGGACCTCGACCAGCTCCGCGCGATCCTCGCCGGCGGCAAGGGAGCGGAACGGATGATCGCCTCGTACCGCGCGACCGTGACGCAGCGCACCTTCGAGCACTCCCGCGTGCTGATCTCGCTCGCCGAGGAGAGCCTGCCCGCACTGATGCACTGCGCGGCGGGCAAGGACCGCGCGGGCCTGTCGGTGGCGGTGACGCTGCTCGCGCTGGGCGTGGAACGGGACGCGATCTTCGACGACTACCTGAAGTCCAGCGCCGCGCACCGCCGCTACAAGGTGCGCCGCAGCGCCACCTCCGCCTCGGCCTACTCACCCGAGGTCATGGAGCTGCTCGACCCGCTGTTCGACGCCCGCGCCGAGTACCTGTCGGCCGCGCTCGAGACGATCGAGGAGACCTGGGGCGGCGTGGACCCCTACATCGAGCAGGCTCTCGGCTTCACTCCCGAGTACCGGGAGCGGCTGCGCGATCGCATGCTGGACTGA
- a CDS encoding DUF6126 family protein, with translation MKDMEEKFPRALWVRLFIYVVAGHLFAAFVYLLFELGAKA, from the coding sequence ATGAAAGACATGGAGGAGAAGTTCCCTCGCGCCCTGTGGGTGAGGCTGTTCATCTACGTCGTGGCGGGCCACCTCTTCGCGGCCTTCGTCTACCTGCTCTTCGAACTGGGCGCGAAGGCGTAG
- a CDS encoding helix-turn-helix domain-containing protein, protein MSSPEAGPSAEPAEALPAVAPQLRALRRGAFLTLEAAARDAGLSPAHLSRLETGQRQPSLPTLLSLARVYGTTVSGLLGETAADREAVVRAADMEPTTAGGWTYRQAGPPGRGMQALRVQVPHGSQGDIVRAHPGEEWLYVLGGRLRLRLGDTLHRLAPGDSAHFDSLTPHRIAAEDPGGVELLFVHTLLQSPTAALCLGPTHGDVS, encoded by the coding sequence ATGAGTTCCCCCGAGGCCGGGCCGTCGGCCGAACCGGCCGAAGCGCTCCCCGCGGTCGCCCCGCAGCTGCGCGCCCTCAGGCGCGGGGCCTTCCTGACACTGGAGGCCGCCGCCCGGGACGCGGGGCTGTCGCCCGCGCACCTCTCCCGGTTGGAGACCGGACAGCGCCAGCCCTCGCTGCCGACGCTGCTCTCCCTCGCCCGCGTCTACGGTACGACGGTTTCCGGACTGCTCGGTGAGACCGCCGCCGACCGGGAAGCCGTGGTGCGCGCCGCCGACATGGAGCCGACCACGGCCGGCGGCTGGACCTACCGGCAGGCCGGTCCCCCGGGGCGCGGGATGCAGGCCCTGCGGGTCCAGGTCCCGCACGGATCCCAGGGCGACATCGTGCGGGCCCACCCCGGTGAGGAGTGGCTGTACGTCCTCGGCGGGCGGCTGCGGCTCCGTCTCGGGGACACCCTGCACCGCCTCGCTCCGGGCGACAGCGCGCACTTCGACTCGCTGACCCCGCACCGCATCGCCGCCGAGGACCCCGGCGGGGTCGAGTTGCTGTTCGTCCACACCCTGCTGCAGAGTCCCACGGCCGCCCTGTGCCTGGGCCCCACCCATGGAGATGTGTCATGA